The Corylus avellana chromosome ca8, CavTom2PMs-1.0 genome has a segment encoding these proteins:
- the LOC132189887 gene encoding branched-chain-amino-acid aminotransferase-like protein 1 isoform X3 produces the protein MAFGLHGGIRVYINQQVFASKKPFPFPLYDLLEQSLPLYNMLRCHVKQTSCLLKSPLPPPDLPVPANEKLLAWVGDKILPCDSGKIKKAIFSTLIRCGMFDNAHIRLSLTCGKKVTSGMNPAFNLYGCTLIGKNEFLVHCNYSKGSPRDQGSQPPQMVFWVGNSLEF, from the exons ATGGCCTTTGGGCTCCATGGTGGTATAAGAGTGTATATAAATCAACAGGTTTTTGCAAGCAAGAAA ccATTTCCTTTTCCTCTGTATGACTTGCTGGAGCAAAGTCTACCTTTATACAACATGCTTAGGTGCCATGTGAAGCAGACATCATGCCTTCTAAAGTCCCCTTTACCTCCTCCTGATCTTCCAGTTCCTGCAAATGAGAAGCTACTTGCATGGGTTGGTGATAAGATTTTACCCTGTGACAGTGGAAAG ATAAAAAAAGCCATCTTCTCAACTCTCATTAGGTGTGGAATGTTTGATAATGCACACATCCGACTGTCTCTAACTTGTGGCAAGAAG GTTACTTCTGGCATGAATCCAGCATTCAATCTTTATGGATGCACTTTAATTGGTAAGAATGAATTTCTAGTTCACTGCAATTATAGCAAAG GTTCTCCAAGAGACCAGGGAAgccaaccaccccaaatggTTTTTTGGGTAGGCAACAGCCTTGAATTTTGA